In the Telopea speciosissima isolate NSW1024214 ecotype Mountain lineage chromosome 6, Tspe_v1, whole genome shotgun sequence genome, GAAGTCAAGCATAGAGACTGACATTAGTCTCAGCTATAGAAACAACAACATAACTTGGTATTTTATGaccagatcttacatgcaatggtCATGCATGCTAGATCTGATGCTTTCGTAGACATTCCCATGGTGTTCTGGGCATTACTAGTCAGAGATACTACCATCAGAGCAGAGATCAACTATCAAACATAGGGAACAACAACATATAGTGATTATGCTTATTACCTGGAGCTTGTATGCAACTAAATCAGTGCTCAATATGCAGCACAGGTCCCCTCTTCCAtcatttctcttccctttccttctcttcttcttccttcttctctttctctctttctattttagcTATAGCAACAAGGACAAAAATGGGAGCTGTCCACTCTATTTATAGTACTATGctgactaaggcctatttgaCCTTAGGTTCCATttctcaagaatgcattcttgagtGCATTTagggccattctggctgcactgGTGGGATCCATAtggttccaggggtgggtaatggttcctaaaatttccatctacccctagaggatGTTCATGGtctatatgggtggtccccatgtgtctggagtccaaataAATagtttcagccactctgggcgattctctgggcctttgggcaatcctgttgcgtgtgaaaacctctggTGCCCGGTCTGCCCacagatgagcctgcaaaaactgAGTTAGTGCAAGAGAgctggtgtggctccggcctaggactctccgacgctcaagtcaggtctccaatgcaacagcgtaacagctagtaaaagcCTGATGAGGAagggtgctccatacctgggtgtttatagagtgaggtgaggtagttgggagagtcctagtatggtaggagtccttcttttggaggCTCTCTCGCATAGAGcgaagtggagagctatttttggggtcggactcttattaaggtaagagtccatgtaaagtgtgattcTGTATCGTGTTatgatcgtggctcgatccttatcctgTGATTCTTgagatgtgctgacgtggcaccGCGATCCCCGATGGGGCATTATGGTAacttctgtggaggagggctcggccttgGAGGTCTGCCTCGGGGCTCTGCCTCGGCCAAGGTCGACCCGTGGGAGCTCGGCAGCACCAGGGGGTTTAGACTTTGGCCGACCTTCATAGGCTCGGTCTAGGAGGTTAGCAAGCGTATAGCTCGATCTTAGAGGTCGGCAGCCGTATAGCTCGACCTCGACGGGGAGGCTTCGTGGTTTGGCCTGGCGATGTCGTCGTGCCGTACACTTGGGGCTCCATCGAGTCCTCGATGGGGCACGTGCTCGACCGGGTGTTAGGGCCACGAGGAGTGGAGGACCCAATCCGGTAGtgcccaggtcagcccgaccctgCTTGGCTTGATTTGGTTCATAAGATCGTCTCGGCTCGGCCACATGGCGGCCTCTAGTTGGTGAGGTGGTTTTATGccttatcacaggcccccccactcattaGGGGTCAGGTCAGcgctgatgagtgaagttttctGGTCAGCTCGATTGTCTCTTCTTATGGCTGAGCCGATCTTACTTTGTTGACGACTTGACGTTGTACGGTCTGACAGTTGAGGTGTCAGCGCCATGTCACCCATCGCCATAAATGAGCTCTGGAATTCGAATCGTCTTTTGATCTGGATCATTGAATCGTGCTGAACTCTTCTCAGCCGTAGGATCAGTTCAGCTCCAaggttataaataggcgactcttCCTCCTTCATTTCTCACTGTTTAAAGCTCTTGAGTGGTCGGCTAGCTCAAATTTCTCTGCTTTCTAGTGCTCGGTGCTCGCTGGTTCTTGCCCAGCTCATCTTTGTTTCCGTGCTCGTGCTCGGCTTGGCTTCAACCTTCTTCAACTAGTAAGTCTCCTCTACTCACTATGTCAATTGGTAGTAGTCTTGCGGGCGAGGTGTTCGCCAGGGCCGCAGAGGGAGCGAGTCTGAGCCGAGATCTCCCTGCTCCTTCCCCCACCATAGACCTTTTGGGCTCAACCTCGAACGAGCCCCTCGTAGCAGAGCCGCGTCAGGCTGATGTTGCTGAGCTCCCCCTAACTATGGAGTCTGGCTTTGAGGCCCAGCCAATCCTTGAAGACCGAGCCGAGCAGAAGGCCAAGGATGACGTGGCCCAGGCTGGTGCCAAGGCCGTTAGCGACTACCTCATATCGGCAGAATACGCCGAGgtgtgccatgagatcaggaagccacCGTACGGGGAGGGCTATGACGCTGGCTGAGCTGACCTCCTGAAGGAGATAAAGGCTACCTACCCCAACCTCAAACTTTCTCAATTTGATGACGACGCGACCATCGTGGTCGAGGAGTTGGGAGAAGAGGCGGGGGTGGAGGTCGACCAGATCGGCCTGACTGAGACCGCTCCCCGGGACAAAGTCACCCCTTCCGCCGAGGATGCTACTGATAAGGAGGTCACCGCCGAGGATCCTACCGTCGAGGACCCCCTCAACGTCGCCGAGCTTTAggccccttcttctctttttgacGTACACACCCCCCCTGCGTGGGGTTTTGAACAAACtttatcttctctcttttcctttttttttttttttaatgtatgtATGGGGCCGAGCTGCCCTCTTTTTGTAACTGTGCCGAGCAATCGGCTTCCAATAAATGAAAATCTCTTTTTCTCCCAATTGTCTAAGTGTTTTAGGTCGGTAGTTGTTTGCTTTTCTTTCCTTGCGAATTCGTTTTGAATGTTGTGATTGAACTGCCGACCTGGCCCCATAGCCAAGCTCGAGGACTTGGCCATTTTACGGTGCTGGGTCGGCTAGGTCAGCCTAACTGCTTAGACGTGACACGCCAGCTCAAGTCGGATGCCATTTTGGTGGCTATGCTGCCGAGCCGACGCTATGCCAGAGCCCAATGCCTTAGAGATATTTTGCTTGATCTTTGATAATCGTTCAGCTCGACTGTAGCGCGATTTTGTGGTTATTGGTTTAGACGTCAGCccgtctatgaggactggtcttatgatgCGATTGCCGATGTATGAGGGTCGGTCTCTGACTTAGTAACCagcctatgagggtcggtcatTGATGTCAGCCAAGCCTATGTGGgccgatcttacgacttggttgtcgacctatgagggtcggtctttgaggtcggctaggtctatgaggaccggtcttacgacttggtttccgacctatgagggtcggtctttgaggttggccaggtctatgatgaccggtcttacgacttggttgccaacttatgagggtcgatctttgaggtcgaccaagtctatgaggaccggtcttacgacctGATTTTGGAGCTTGAAAATACAccaagtggtggagaaagactttgttttattgaatcaaacgGCAAGGCCGAAGCCAAATATAAATATGGTCGTCATAAACCGTGCCGAGCAGAATACTTAAGGAAATTACtataaaaatttcttcaaattttttgagttccaaggtctcggcaccttcttgccccccagagtctACAAGCGATATGTCCCTAGACagatttgcttggagactatgtgcGGGCCTTCCCAATTAGGTGCTAGCTTCCCTTGCTGCTGTGGTTATGACGtgctgagctttctgaggatgaGGTCCCTTTGGCGGAAGTGTTGCTCTTTTACCCTCGAGTcgtagtactttgccgtccttTGTTGATATGCCGTGTTTCGTAGCAGGGCATTTTCTTgaacttcgtcgaggaagtcaaggttggctctcagcccatctttataggtcttctcatcgaagttgagcactcggtatgaagATGCCTTAACCTCCACCGGGGTGAGGGCCTCAGTGACATAGGCTAGCCGAAAGgggctctccccggttggtATTCTTACGGttgtcctatatgcccataggacactggggagctcttccacccattttCCTTTCGCTTCGTCCAACCTTCTTTTGATCCCGGTGAGTAGTGTTCGGTTGGACACCTCTACTTGCCCATTGTCTTGTGGATGACCTACTGAGACGGGTCAGAAGTCAATGTAGAAATGTTTGCAGAATTCTCgaaaggccgggttgttgaattgtgcACCATTGTCTatgatgagcacttttggtaaTTCGAACCGGTAAATGATCTTATCAcggaagaacttctccatgctCTTCTTGGTGATAGTTTCCaggggctcagcctcgacccacttggtgaagtagtcgatcgccaCGACCACATATTTCTGATtccccgatgccggggtgaagtCTGCgagaatgtccatcccccacatagcgaaGGGAATTGGACTCAGCATAGACGTCAGCTTTGTTGAATGTCGGCTCGGCATTGGTGCAAAGAGCTGACACTTCTCACATATCTTCACatatttcatggcctcttcctACATTCTTGGCCAATAAAACCCTTACCtaagtatcttgtatgccaatgctcggccacccatgtggcttccgcatattCCTTCATACACCTCATCCAATGCGTATTCGGCTCCCTTCGGTTCAAGGCATCAGAGGAGGGGTGCCGAGATCGCTCTTTTatagagcactccgtcgatcatagtgtacttggcagctcggatcttggcctttcttgcttcgtctcgattCTCTGGGAGCtagtcattctccaagtagttgacaatggggtccatccaggtcagcccgtcctcttcaatgtgcttgacgctttcttcttgcaaggatggcttctccaagatttctatgtacactgatcggctcagatttggAGGTCAGCCTCAGCCAACTTTGACAGGGAGTCAGCTGCGGTGTTCTCCTTTCTCGGTACTCGGGTCATCTTAAAGTACTCGAGCTCAGAGATCAGATCTCATGCTCGgttcaggtaagctatcatcctttcatcttttgcctcatagtctccgttgacctggttgaccacgagttgggagtctcctggGAGCCTCAATCGCCTAACACCAATGGCTTTGATAACTTGGAGCCCAGCTAGGAGGGCTTCGTATTCGACCTTATTGTTCGAGGCAgggaacttgaaccttagggcgtATTGGGTCCGAAACCCCTTGGGGCTCACTAAGATCAGCCCAGCTCCGCTTCCTCCAGAGTTGCTCcagccgtcgacattcatggtccaggtcgggtcGGCCTTAGCCTCAGCTTCTCCtgttatcttcttttcttctactcCATGATCGGGTATTGTGCACTTGGCGACAAAGTCGGCCAGTGCTTGTCCTTTGACTGCTATCCTTAGGcaatagcttatatcgtactcgCTTAGCTCGACCGCCTAGGTGATCAGTCGCCTTGACACGTCGAGCtggtgcaatatcttcttgaggggCTGGTCGGTCAGCACCGCGATTGGATGAGCTTGGAAATAGGGCCTTAGCTTTCTTACGGCCGTGACAAGGACAAATGCTACCTTTTTGAACTTGGAGTATCTCATCTCAGCATGGACgagaacatggctgatgtagtagatTGGCTTTTGAGCTCGGCCctcttccctaaccaacacctCGCTGACCGCCGTTGGAGTAGTGGCTATTTAAATTTACAGCTCTTCCTTCGGCTTAGGTCGACTGAGAAGAGgtgggttctccaagtattttttcagctcttcaaaagcttatTGACACTCATCCGACTAAACGAAGTCCTTCGGGTTCCGAATGTTTTTGAGGgccttgaagaatggtaggcacttgtcgcccgacctcgacatgaaCCTCACCAACGCTGCCACTCGCCCATTTAATCTTTGCACTTCTCAGATCATCTTTGgtgggctcatctcttggatggccttgatttttacCAGATTTGCTTTGATGCCTCTAacggagaccatgaagccgaggaactttcccgaggtcacacCGAATGCatacttggcggggttcagtttcatttggttcttcctcaacacgccaaaggcttcttccaggtcgacCAGGTGGTGCTCGGctttcaagctcttcactaacatgtcgtccacgtagacttttATGTTCCTTCCGATTTGATCACAGAATATACAGTTCACAAGCCGCTGGTATGTTGCTCCagcgttcttcaatccgaatggcatgaccttgtagcaaaagtTTTCTTGGTTTATTCGGAATGTCGTGTAcaactcgtcctcctcatgcatcatgatttggttatagccaGAGTATGCGTCCAGGAAGCTCAGCATTTCCTgtcctgccgtggcgtcgatcaagagatcgatccgaggtagcgggtactcatctttcggacaagccttgttgaggtctgtatagtcgacgcacattctccacttcctgtttgacttggggactatgACGACATTAGCCAACCAAGTCGGGAATTTTTCCTCCcggatgaatcctgatcggcggagcttctccacctcctcCTTGATGGTAGCTTGGCGGTCAAGTGcatagtttcttcttttttgttgaaTCGACTTTCGGCTCGGATCTATGTGGAGGCGGGGCTTGGCTATATGCTGAGGTATGCCGGGCATGTCGACGGTCGACCAGGCAAAGATGTTGGTATTTTCCTTCAAGAAATTTTTGAGCCGGTTCCTTTGTTCCTTGTTTAGCAGTGATCCGAGCTGTACCACCTTTGTTGGGTCTTCTTCACTGAGGGagaatggggtcaggtcttccataGGTCCTCCTCTTCTTTCAGTGAGCTCATCCCGCAGGTCTTCCGGGGAGTGTTCGAcacacattgccattcctcggacgttgtctttgtttttcttgACAAACGTGGCATAGCACTCTCGGgccttcttctggtcacctCGGACTTCACCGATGCCATTCtcggtagggaacttcatcttcaaatgcGTCggtgagatgatggcttggagagcggtcaatgatgggtggccgagtatggcgttgaaagccaccatcgaccgtactaccatgaatttaaCCTGGATCGTTGCCtcgcatggagcttgcccaaacGTGACCAGTAGGTCAATGGATCCCTTGATGGTGGCGACGGCTCCCAAGAACACATGGAGCGAGGTGCCCTCTGGCTTGAGTACATCGTCGTCGAAGCTGAACTATCGGTATGCGACgagcgacataaggtccacggatgtgCCCGTGTCGACCAATACCCGATGAACAAGTCTcctcgcaatttctacctgcatcaccaaagcatcatcatgaggtaagcttataccttcgaggtcggcctcggtgaaggagattaTCGTCTCAGACTTCGGCCTTTTACTCGGCATCTCTGCGACCCCAATGAATCGTGCATTTGCCTTAGCCTTCCTAGTGGACTCTTGTCCAGGCCCTCCAAGGAttgtgtatatgggagctcctttgtcattgctcggcccagACCCGTCATCTTTCTTGTTGGCTCAGGCTTTGTCCTCGTCTTGCTCAGCTTTTCGGTTCTCAAACCTCAGCTCGACCCTCTTCTAGTCTCGGTCGTCGGATCGCTGACTACTTCATTCATCCCGGTTGCCCTTGATATACTTCCTCAAGTGACCGGCCTTGATCAGCTCTTTAATTTATTGTTTCAGCTAATAGCAGTCTTCAGTGTCGTGGCCATTGTCCTTGTGgaatagataatatttttttgggttccgAGATGAGCCGGCTTACATCGGGCGAGGTCGGCGGATGTATCCGTCATCTTGAATTTGCATCAGAATCTCTTTCCATGACGTATTCAAGGGAGTGTAGTTAGGACTTCGAGCTCGGTCCGTCCTCTCAGCTCGGCGGTCAGTCCGAGTTCTCTTCTCATCTTTTCGGTCGCCAGTGGATGACCTCTTCTTCTCACTTTTGCTTTCATTCCCCTTGCGTGCTTGGAGAACGTCTTCCATGTTTGCAAACTCGTTCCACCTGTCAAGGAGCTTGGCCATACTTCTGGTCGGCTTTCGAGCCAAGTCTTTGATCAGGTCTTCATGTGTAAGTCCATTGCTCATCGCGGTGTGAGCTATGGCCTCATCTAGGTCTCTAACATCCAGGGATTCTTTGTTGAATCGGGAGACATATAACCAGATTGACTCGCCCGACCTCTgtttcacgctgaggaggttcaccatcatcttcttgTGCTTCATGCTACTCTGGATGCACGTGACAAAGGCTAGACAGAGTTGAGCAAAGTTCGTGATAGAGTTCGGCTGTAACCATGAGAACCAGGAGGTTGCCGCGCCCTTAAGAGACGAGGGGAAAGCTCAACAAGAAACAATCTCGATCCCAccatacatggtcatcatcgcgttgaaatagttgatgtggtcggTAGGGTCGGTAGTCCCATCATACCGATCAAAAGGAGGCAGCTTGAACCCTATTGGTAGTGGTGTGGCCATGATCTCGGGCGGATAGGGGTGGCACCCCACTAGTAAGTAAGCATCTGGGTTGgcttgcttcttcaatccttccacTTGCTCAGTTAGCTCCCTTAACTTCCTTTCCATCTCAGACTCTGGAGCTCGACCATTTTGCCCCTCCGTCTGGATTGGATCTTGCACTTTTTCCTGCTGAGGTCAACCGTTATGGTCGGCCAACTCATCTTGATCTTCCCGCTCGTGCCGACGAGGTCAGCTAGTGTGGTCGGCTCGGTGGGCCTTaccccttcttctttcctcctggagATTGAACCCGTGGGGGCTCCGCTGTTGCTCTCCGATGCGAGGTGGGCTCCGATGCCGGGGGCTATGGCGAGATCTCTCCCTTCGCCTTGCAGCACGTCCTCCATTTGGTTCATCTCCTCTCTCACGGCGTCTCTCCGATCGTGTGTCCTCTCCTTGCCaaccagaaaataccgaccttcTAACGATCGACGCCGCCGCTTTGATCTCCCTCCCAGCTCTCGGACTCCGAGGATGCTCCTGCTCATCCCACCAAGCGCTCCTATTTGGACGCGGAGGAGGGGTCCTTCGTCTCGGTGGATGAGAGGAAGCTGCCCAGCTCGGGTTGCCCAGACGTCGGCCTCCGTTCTAGTGCGCGTTTCCCTCGATGGGTGTCGGTGCCAAGGGGGGTGCCATTGGCGACTGACCCAACATTCCATCTTGAGCCATCTGCTGTCCCAAGAAGGTCCGCAACATTGCGTTGGTGTGCAGCAATTGGAGCTGAAGGTCCATGACTTATTGATTGCTCGTCGGTGCTTTGGGATCCAAATTATCCGGTAAAGGCAGCGACGGTGGTAAGGTCAGCCCATTCGGGTTAGGCTCGACCTGGGGACGCCCTTCCCCAGCCGCCGTGTCCAGCACACTTCTGCCATTCCCACCATCCGGCTCCGCTGAGTTGCTCCTCCTCACAGAGGTCTTCCAGTCACGCCTTACCACGACGCCTCAGGAGGTGGCGAGTGTCTCGCCTGCCTATCAAGTTACAGCTCATCCCCACGGGAGGTTGAGCCATGTTGacctgatctcgtgtgcaccattgttgcttcccttgaagttggtagaaacgacgatgccttactgatgtcgttcccacagatggtgcCAAATCTATtacgtgtgaaaacctccggtgcctGGTCCGCCcgcggatgagcctgcaaaaaccgagtTAGCACAAGAGAGCTGGTGTggctctggcctaggactcttcgacgctcaagtcaggtctccaatgcaatagcgtaacagctagtaaaagcCAGATGAGGagggtgctccatacctgggtatttatagagtgaggtgaggcggttgggagagtcttagtatggtaggagtccttcttttggaaggctctctcgcgtagagcgaagTGGAGAGCAATTTttgggtcggactcttattaaggtaagagtccatgtaaagtgtgattcTGCATCGTGTTatgatcgtggctcgatccttatcccatgattctcgagatgtgctgatgtggcacggcgatccccggtggggtgttatggtagcttctgtggaggagggctcagCCTCAGAGGTCGGCCTCAAGGCTCGACCTTGGCCAAGGTCGACCCGTGGGAGCTCGGCTGTACTAGGGGGTTTAGACTTTGGCCGACCTTCATAGGCGCGGTCTAGGAGGTCGGCAAAGATATAGGTCGGTCTCAGAGGTCGGCAGCCGTATAGCTCAGCCGTGACTGGGAGGCTTCGTGGTTTGGCCTGGCGATGTCGTCGGGTCATGCACTTGGGGATCGGTTGAGTCGTCAGAGGGGCGCATGCTCGGCCGAGTGTTCAGGCCACGAGGAGTGGAGGACCCAGTCTGGCAGTGCCCAGGTCAGCCCAGCCCCGCTTGGTTCGATTCGATTCATGAGATCGTCTTggctcggccacgtggcagcctctggtTGGTGAGGTGGTTTTATGCCTTATcagcccagtgcatcgcctagagaatacAACACTGCTATtttggccttgggcttgcataggTGTTTGGCCTATGGCTTGGGCATTGTACCAACACCCCTTTCAAGGTTTGATACACATCTgaataggtgtgggccccatatatcTGGGTAGgggagagagtacctggagtttAAGCTGTACATCATGCTGTGAGTAGTGTAGCTACATGGGTCTACAACCCATCTCCTAACAAGCATGTAGgatgacatcctcgggggttctccactgaattcaaccactagagtgatgctccacagtgtgtttgggtgattggtcacaggttcctgtccttcaccCAAAATCCCAATTAGTCAGGGGAAGGTTTGATAGGTCATACCTaacttggcctctctcccccacaggcaataaggagccctgatcacccaacacctaaacccctattggtaagggacATAGCATGGGGAAATGAATcttagccacagatatactacatgcaagtcctattgtccagagaggtattctgggtgcatcaacgtcccattccatctaatacccgggtaccagcacggcacggtgcATACAGGGTAAGAtggcacacccgacaccgtaacccgatacaataatgtATAGTAAACATATCCACATCACATCCATTCATAACCAAGATATTTTTCATGTAAGAATGCAACATGTTTATAAATGACACAAGTATCAACAgtataatttatatatataacaaacccaaacatcacccaaaacccactcaccagttGTTTGATTATCGCTTGGGATGTTTAATGGGATTTCCTCGGTACACACTATCCCATACAAGTTATGAAATCTAAGGATGCGTGAAAGTAATGTTACAAGAGTATAAGTGGGTCCCATGATGGGTCCTAATAGTTAATTTGAGGTTTCAGTCAAGACAGCACAGACGGGCGTAGGGACGGAGGCAACTAGGTGAATCCATTCCTGGCTCCGTCCAGGCATATTATCGAAATAGGTGGGATGCATTCACGGACGAAACCTCtaagtgaatccgttcgtgcatccgttcggACCCTGAGACATCCCCGAGAATGGACGGAACTACTGAGTAAATCCATGCCGGGCTCCGTCCCGACCAGTCAACCAGATTATACAGAACAGATCTATGGACGAAACCACGATGATGGATCCATTCGTGGATCCATCGAGTCTCTTTCCGCAATTTGGAAGGATTTTCACCTCCAGCCTTCCATTCTTGAGACCATATGGTTCCTAAgcttagggaggtgagtcccaaGCTTCGTTAGGGTCAATAGCATCCTGACCAACCATGAGTCTTAGAAGATTTTAAGGATTTAGAACCACCTCCAAGGTTTTCCATTCCTAGATTTAGGTCTTAAGGCTTAGATCAGTAGCTCAAGCCACTAAGGTCATGAAAGACgttgagaaagagaggggtAGGTGTCCATTTGGGGAACCAAAGAGTGATATTGGGTTTCCAAATGGAAACCTTAAGTTGGACCGATCAGGGGAGGATTTCTCcaaatttgaaatggaaagaaaggggaggggaagaatACTCACCCAGTTGATGAGCCAATAAATGGCTTACACCTCCAACCTTCCTCCAATCACCTCCTTCAATGCCCTCCCAGCCTTCAACAATTTGGGTTGGTAGGAGAAATGAAAGAGCCAATGAATTGGCTGAGCTATTCATTTATAACAAGTgct is a window encoding:
- the LOC122665429 gene encoding uncharacterized protein LOC122665429, translated to MKHKKMMVNLLSVKQRSGESIWLYVSRFNKESLDVRDLDEAIAHTAMSNGLTHEDLIKDLARKPTRSMAKLLDRWNEFANMEDVLQARKGNESKSEKKRSSTGDRKDEKRTRTDRRAERTDRARSPNYTPLNTSWKEILMQIQDDGYIRRPRPM